One Candidatus Thermoplasmatota archaeon DNA segment encodes these proteins:
- a CDS encoding sugar nucleotide-binding protein, with translation MKDELPDIIIHLAAAVSPPRCEQNKKWSWDTTVQGTINLVDACEMLKPDCYFVMMGTPCVFSGDDKTPKDEYYLYDPDNYYGWCKAVQETVVRRSRPRWLITRGNFVPYEKWPYPEAFTDRKSNYLFAHQLARGIKEVIDSEKGGIVHVLGDKIISMYELAKRCSDSEGVRPTTLKEFYRKNRDFPCRLTKNMVMKSTFWKTYNIDEV, from the coding sequence ATAAAAGACGAGCTGCCAGATATAATAATTCATCTAGCTGCTGCTGTAAGTCCTCCAAGGTGTGAGCAAAATAAAAAGTGGTCGTGGGATACAACTGTACAAGGGACAATAAATTTGGTTGATGCGTGCGAAATGCTTAAGCCAGATTGCTATTTTGTGATGATGGGAACTCCTTGTGTTTTTTCTGGAGATGATAAAACTCCAAAAGATGAGTACTATCTCTACGATCCAGATAACTACTATGGATGGTGTAAGGCTGTACAGGAGACGGTAGTTAGAAGAAGTAGGCCAAGATGGCTAATAACTCGTGGAAATTTTGTCCCTTACGAAAAGTGGCCTTATCCAGAGGCATTTACTGATAGAAAGAGCAATTACCTCTTTGCACACCAACTAGCCAGGGGAATAAAGGAGGTTATTGATAGTGAGAAAGGGGGTATAGTTCATGTGCTAGGCGATAAGATAATTTCAATGTATGAGCTGGCTAAGAGATGTTCTGATAGTGAAGGGGTTAGACCAACAACCCTTAAAGAGTTTTACAGGAAAAACAGAGATTTTCCGTGCAGATTGACTAAAAATATGGTAATGAAAAGTACATTTTGGAAAACTTATAATATAGACGAGGTGTGA
- a CDS encoding GDP-mannose 4,6-dehydratase — MDCEVIDCDALGGAIYRYKDMVGGRDVDAIINCQAYIEAPYSLTHPTKVFNYNVKTMLATLEFARKYDCRVICSSSNLVYGNPVYSPLDERHPLAPQSPYAASRVAQEMLTMSYFRSYGLPVTVLRYSNLYGPKGRGQN, encoded by the coding sequence ATGGATTGTGAGGTTATAGATTGTGACGCTTTGGGAGGGGCTATATATAGGTATAAGGATATGGTGGGAGGAAGAGATGTTGATGCGATAATAAATTGCCAGGCATATATAGAGGCACCTTATTCTTTAACGCATCCTACTAAGGTGTTTAACTATAATGTAAAAACTATGCTGGCTACATTAGAGTTTGCAAGAAAGTATGACTGTCGTGTGATTTGTTCTAGTAGTAACTTAGTTTATGGCAATCCTGTGTATTCGCCGCTAGATGAGAGGCATCCTTTGGCTCCACAGAGCCCTTATGCTGCCTCAAGGGTTGCTCAGGAAATGCTGACTATGTCTTATTTCAGAAGTTATGGTCTGCCTGTAACAGTCCTAAGATATTCAAATCTATATGGCCCAAAGGGTAGGGGTCAAAATTAA